The following proteins are encoded in a genomic region of Takifugu flavidus isolate HTHZ2018 chromosome 3, ASM371156v2, whole genome shotgun sequence:
- the si:dkeyp-74b6.2 gene encoding cerebellin-1: MPPLTFLPNRPVIAGLLLLVLWSSWPTQVRCQNDTEPIMLEGKCLVVCDSTPSAEPSGNALGMSVRSGTGRVAFSAIRNTNHEPSEMSNRTMTIYFDQILVNIGSHFDPATSIFVAPRKGVYSFSFHVVKVYNRQTIQVSLVLNGWPVISAFAGDQDVTREAATNAGLVMMERGDKAYLKLERGNLMGGWKYSTFSGFLVFLL; this comes from the exons ATGCCACCCCTGACCTTCCTCCCTAACCGCCCAGTCATTGCCGGACTGCTGCTCTTGGTCCTTTGGTCCTCTTGGCCCACCCAGGTCCGCTGCCAGAATGACACAGAACCAATCATGTTAGAGGGAAAATGTCTGGTGGTGTGTGACTCCACCCCTTCTGCGGAACCATCGGGCAATGCTCTGGGCATGTCTGTAAGGTCAGGCACCGGTCGGGTGGCATTTTCAGCCATCCGTAACACCAACCATGAACCCTCAGAGATGAGCAACCGTACCATGACCATCTACTTCGACCAG ATCCTGGTGAACATTGGCAGTCATTTTGATCCAGCAACAAGCATATTCGTAGCTCCAAGAAAAGGAGTGTATAGTTTCAGCTTCCATGTTGTCAAAGTCTACAACCGGCAGACGATCCAA GTAAGCTTGGTTCTCAATGGCTGGCCAGTGATTTCAGCCTTTGCAGGTGATCAGGATGTAACCAGAGAAGCTGCCACCAATGCTGGACTGGTGATGATGGAGAGAGGTGACAAGGCTTATCTCAAACTGGAGAGGGGCAACCTGATGGGAGGGTGGAAGTACTCCACTTTCTCGGGGTTTCTGGTATTCCTCCTGTAG
- the LOC130523242 gene encoding E3 ubiquitin-protein ligase TRIM39-like — translation MASLAMLSEKQFQCAICQQVFTNPVTTPCGHNFCKECIQKVWDSSEICKCPTCGKTFSSRPEMSINTAFKEMAEALRSICSSASPLPAAEPGEVVCDVCAATSLQVKAIKSCLVCLTSYCEAHLEPHERVTTLKLHRLITPVNNLPERMCKKHERLLEMFCRDEQRCVCQFCTETEHKHHQAVAIADESRSRKIQIKNTMEAFRQMIQERLTKVEEIQNCLKFSVVNAEDEMKNCDRLFSSLIRSVEESREEVMSELRDRQKEAERRSERLIGELQRESTELQGRNTDLEELLNSEDHLHLLQRSQFLMTAPSIRTWNETGVYPKLCMGMMRRALSKVHNTLMNEMDYLKKEEMNRMQEYAVDVVLDPDTAHPNIVLSADGKQAGRGELLQIVPDNPKRFDPVICVVAKKGFLSGRFYFQVAVREKTFWDLGVVRESANRKGMITSKPENGYWTMRLRSGNEYRALDSPSVLLSLPKKPEIIGVFTDYEEGTVSFFNVEDQSHMYTFTGCLFLERILPFFSPGVCDGGKNVAPLVVVGVNQEV, via the exons ATGGCCTCCTTAGCTATGTTGTCAGAAAAACAGTTCCAGTGCGCCATCTGCCAGCAGGTGTTCACCAACCCAGTCACCACTCCATGTGGCCATAACTTCTGCAAGGAGTGCATCCAAAAAGTGTGGGACAGCAGCGAAATCTGTAAGTGCCCTACCTGTGGGAAAACCTTCAGCAGCCGACCTGAGATGAGCATCAACACAGCCTTCAAAGAGATGGCTGAGGCTTTGAGGAGCATCTGTTCCTCAGCTTCACCGCTGCCTGCGGCCGAGCCAGGTGAGGTGGTGTGCGACGTCTGTGCTGCCACGTCCCTGCAGGTGAAAGCCATCAAGTCCTGCCTGGTCTGCCTGACCTCATACTGCGAAGCCCACCTGGAGCCTCATGAGAGAGTCACCACCTTGAAGCTTCACAGGCTGATTACTCCGGTGAACAACCTTCCCGAACGAATGTGCAAGAAGCATGAGAGACTGCTGGAGATGTTCTGCAGGGAtgagcagaggtgtgtgtgtcagttctGCACTGAGACGGAACACAAACACCATCAGGCAGTCGCCATAGCGGatgagagcaggagcaggaag ATCCAGATTAAAAATACCATGGAAGCATTCCGGCAGATGATCCAGGAGCGACTGACTAAAGTAGAGGAGATCCAGAACTGCCTGAAATTCAGTGTG GTAAATGCAGAAGATGAGATGAAAAACTGTGACCGCCTGTTTTCATCTCTGATCCGCTCTGTCGAGGAGAGCcgggaggaagtgatgtcggAGTTAAGGGACAGGCagaaagaagcagagaggaggtcagAAAGGCTCATTGGGGAGCTTCAGAGAGAAAGCACAGAACTGCAGGGGAGAAACactgacctggaggagctgctcaaCAGTGAGGATCACCTGCACCTCTTACAG AGGTCACAATTCCTCATGACCGCTCCATCCATAAGAACGTGGAATGAGACTGGCGTGTACCCTAAACTCTGCATGGGGATGATGCGGAGAGCACTGTCCAAGGTACACAACACACTGATGAATGAGATGGATTATCTGAAGAAGGAAG AAATGAACAGGATGCAGGAATATGCAG TTGATGTGGTGTTAGACCCGGACACCGCTCACCCAAACATTGTGCTTTCGGCTGATGGCAAACAGGCGGGGCGTGGCGAGCTTCTGCAGATCGTGCCTGACAACCCCAAACGTTTTGACCCTGTCATCTGTGTCGTGGCCAAGAAAGGTTTCCTATCTGGGAGGTTCTACTTCCAG GTTGCAGTAAGAGAAAAGACCTTTTGGGACCTTGGAGTGGTCAGAGAGTCTGCCAACAGGAAGGGGATGATCACCTCCAAGCCAGAGAACGGATACTGGACGATGAGGCTGAGAAGCGGGAACGAATACCGAGCACTGGACTCACCATCGGTCCTCCTATCCCTTCCAAAGAAGCCTGAGATTATTGGAGTGTTTACAGATTATGAGGAGGGGACTGTGTCATTTTTCAATGTGGAGGACCAATCTCATATGTACACCTTCACCGGGTGTCTGTTCTTGGAGAGAATCTTGCCCTTTTTCAGCCCTGGTGTTTGTGATGGAGGGAAGAACGTAGCACCATTGGTTGTCGTAGGTGTTAATCAGGAGGTCTGA